From Verrucomicrobiota bacterium:
ATGGTGCAGCATGGACATGAAATCTCGTTCGCCTCCGTGCCTCCGCATGTGGCTCGTGGTCGATGTTCCATCGCCGGCGCATCCGTTCGCTGGGCTAATCTGACGCTTGAGGGAGGCAGGCTGGAAGCCTGCCCTACTTTGTCAGTTTGCGTCGGGGCGGTTCGTGCGGGGGCCAGTGCGCAGCGGGGGAGGCGTGGTGTCGCGCGCCACGTCGTAGCCGTGATCGTGCGCGTGCTCCCGATGCTGCTCCAGCCGGGCGGCGGCGGGTTGAAACGGCTTCCCGCCCATTTCCACGTACACCTTCTCCACCTGCGCCGTGAAAAAGCTCCCGACGTATCGGGCGATCTGCTTGTTCTGCTGAAGCGCCGCTTTGATCTTGTCCACCGCCGCTTTCACTTCTTCGGGTTTCTTTTTCGCGTATCTCTTGACCTCCTTGCGCAGCTCGGTGAAGAACGCGATTTGATCGTCGAGGACATTCGCGCCGCCCATCGGGCCGTGTCCCGGACACACGATGTTCGCGCCGAGTTTCTTCGCGGCTTCCAGGGTCTTGATCCATTGGCCGGAATCCCCGTCGCCCATGTAGTTGAACGGCCCGTTCACGCACGCGTCGCCGGTGAACAGAATCTTCTCTTTGGGAAGCCACGCGAAGCCGTCGCCGTGCGTGTGCGCGACGCCGAAGTGCACGAGTTCCACGCGGTGTTTGCCGTCGTCGAAGATCATGTCCTTGCGAAAGAGCAGCGT
This genomic window contains:
- a CDS encoding MBL fold metallo-hydrolase; this encodes MAEPQTGSQTLSGLTLAKNFQMIPRMKAPQQLFPFVFAGVLAAIPFQSRAEINKVETVAPDVYFHEGDLLAKGHCNNGWIIFEDYVLVIDGNFPSGAQEIIPKIRAMTSKPIRFAFDTHHHGDHAYGNQVWVENGATPVAHTGVVEEMKKYETGYYGNKPGRWEEAARDRKDVAASKLKPPTLLFRKDMIFDDGKHRVELVHFGVAHTHGDGFAWLPKEKILFTGDACVNGPFNYMGDGDSGQWIKTLEAAKKLGANIVCPGHGPMGGANVLDDQIAFFTELRKEVKRYAKKKPEEVKAAVDKIKAALQQNKQIARYVGSFFTAQVEKVYVEMGGKPFQPAAARLEQHREHAHDHGYDVARDTTPPPLRTGPRTNRPDAN